The proteins below are encoded in one region of Hordeum vulgare subsp. vulgare chromosome 3H, MorexV3_pseudomolecules_assembly, whole genome shotgun sequence:
- the LOC123442891 gene encoding protein PHOSPHATE STARVATION RESPONSE 2-like, translating to MERITTNPFYTSGIPVTVPSPLPSAAMDESFPRLPDAQNVLLERELRRTPLPPHQSAVAPTGGQFHPSTGSVGPLRSPPAVRFSSVPNPEQYAGANPYISQTPSTGSSSAMIYGSHHEGFEPTFNGFPRDVGPTWCPDPVESMLEFSDDVPVGNNLTGISPIAATDELAKQTEWWTDFMNDDWKDIADNVGGAKTQPQAGPPVQPSISVHQSASQQVGTTSVHQSAPQQIVTTQSVESSVVAAPSPSASSNTSKTRMRWTPELHERFVDAVNLLGGSEKATPKGVLKLMKADNLTIYHVKSHLQKYRTARYRPELSEGSSERLEASKEDLPSIDLKGNFDLTEALRLQLELQKRLHEQLEVQRSLQLRIEEQGKCLQIMIEQQCNPAADKALDASTSAEGSKLPSDPPESSTVKDVPNNSQNGTTERAESGDKE from the exons ATGGAGAGGATAACCACCAACCCGTTCTACACTTCTGGGATCCCAGTAACTGTGCCATCACCTCTGCCTTCAGCCGCCATGGATGAAAGCTTTCCCAGGCTGCCAGATGCGCAGAATGTTCTGCTGGAGAGAGAACTGAGAAGAACACCTCTCCCGCCTCATCAAAGTGCTGTTGCTCCTACCGGTGGGCAGTTTCACCCCAGTACTGGGTCTGTCGGCCCCTTGCGTTCGCCCCCGGCTGTAAGGTTCTCTTCAGTTCCGAACCCCGAGCAGTATGCCGGTGCCAATCCTTACATTTCTCAGACGCCAAGCACTGGAAGTTCTTCAGCGATGATTTATGGATCACACCATGAAGGCTTTGAACCTACTTTTAATGGTTTTCCAAGAGATGTTGGACCAACGTGGTGCCCTGATCCAGTTGAGAGCATGCTTGAATTCTCCGATGATGTCCCTGTTGGAAACAATTTGACTGGCATCAGTCCTATTGCAGCTACAGATGAGCTCGCTAAGCAGACTGAATGGTGGACGGATTTTATGAACGATGACTGGAAGGACATTGCTGACAACGTAGGTGGTGCGAAAACTCAACCACAG GCTGGACCGCCTGTGCAACCATCGATTTCAGTTCACCAATCAGCCAGCCAGCAAGTTGGTACAACTTCAGTTCACCAATCAGCCCCCCAGCAAATAGTTACAACTCAATCTGTAGAATCATCTGTAGTTGCTGCACCCTCACCCTCTGCCAGCTCCAACACCTCGAAGACACGCATGAGGTGGACTCCTGAACTTCATGAGCGTTTTGTGGACGCTGTCAATCTGCTTGGTGGCAGTGAAA AAGCTACTCCAAAAGGAGTGCTGAAGTTAATGAAGGCAGATAATTTGACCATTTATCATGTAAAAAGTCATCTTCAG AAGTACAGAACTGCCCGATATAGACCAGAATTATCTGAAG GTTCATCAGAAAGGTTGGAGGCCTCAAAAGAGGATTTGCCATCTATAGACCTTAAAGG GAATTTTGATCTCACCGAAGCATTACGTCTCCAGTTAGAACTTCAAAAGCGGCTCCATGAACAACTTGAG GTGCAAAGAAGTCTGCAGCTGAGAATCGAGGAGCAAGGGAAGTGCCTTCAGATTATGATCGAGCAGCAATGCAATCCTGCTGCAGACAAGGCGCTGGATGCTTCAACGTCGGCAGAAGGATCAAAGTTACCTTCTGACCCCCCAGAATCTTCTACCGTGAAGGATGTTCCAAATAACAGTCAAAATGGAACAACCGAGCGAGCAG AATCAGGTGATAAGGAATGA